The proteins below are encoded in one region of Arthrobacter sp. CJ23:
- a CDS encoding MFS transporter, with product MSPTVDTAPASTARLDLAKMRKIALASVIGTTVEWYDLFVFGTASALVFNKIFFPSFDPIVGTMLAFGTFASAYIARMVGAIIFGHFGDRLGRKSMLLVSLLTMGAATFAIGLLPDYNSIGIMAPLLLLLLRVIQGLALGGEWGGAVLMTVEHAPANRRGFFGSLVQVGVPAGTLIANVAFLIVASTVSTEALYSWGWRIPFLASVLLVTVGIYIRLNIEETPSFQAVKTAGAKAKMPFAALMAKYWKQVVLGGIATLSTGSTFTLLVASGVSYGKKELGHSESLMLWVVLVSCILGLFLIPFFGRLSDKFGRKPIIFAGIAAEALLAFPMFWLMDTKSVALLFVAYLAMMTAFCANYGPIATFLAELFGSKVRYSGLSVAYMLSGLLGSAATPFVTTWLLGMTHQSSSIAWYIMAAAGLSLVALFLLTETRYGNIDAVDVAPAAAAEAAEAAAGSTAR from the coding sequence CCACCGTCGAGTGGTACGACCTCTTCGTTTTCGGCACGGCCTCGGCCCTCGTGTTCAACAAGATCTTCTTCCCCAGTTTCGATCCGATCGTTGGCACCATGCTCGCGTTCGGCACCTTCGCCTCCGCCTACATTGCCCGCATGGTGGGCGCCATCATCTTCGGCCACTTCGGCGACCGTCTGGGCCGCAAGTCCATGCTGCTGGTGTCCCTGCTGACCATGGGCGCCGCAACCTTCGCCATTGGCCTGTTGCCCGACTACAACAGCATCGGCATCATGGCCCCGCTGCTGCTCCTGTTGCTCCGCGTGATCCAGGGCCTGGCCCTGGGCGGCGAATGGGGCGGCGCCGTGCTCATGACCGTGGAGCACGCCCCTGCCAACCGCCGCGGCTTCTTTGGTTCACTGGTGCAGGTAGGCGTCCCTGCCGGCACGTTGATCGCCAACGTCGCCTTCCTGATCGTGGCCTCCACCGTCAGCACAGAGGCCCTGTACTCCTGGGGCTGGCGCATCCCGTTCCTGGCCTCCGTTCTCCTGGTCACGGTGGGCATCTACATCCGCCTGAACATCGAGGAAACCCCGTCCTTCCAGGCCGTCAAGACCGCCGGCGCCAAGGCAAAAATGCCCTTCGCCGCACTCATGGCCAAGTACTGGAAGCAGGTTGTCCTGGGCGGCATCGCCACCCTCTCCACGGGCAGCACTTTCACCCTGCTGGTGGCCTCCGGCGTCTCCTACGGCAAGAAGGAACTGGGCCACTCCGAGAGCCTCATGCTCTGGGTGGTGCTGGTCTCCTGCATCCTGGGACTGTTCCTCATCCCGTTCTTCGGCAGGCTCTCGGACAAGTTCGGCCGCAAGCCCATCATCTTCGCCGGCATTGCCGCCGAGGCGCTCCTGGCCTTCCCGATGTTCTGGCTCATGGACACCAAGTCCGTGGCACTGCTCTTCGTCGCCTACCTCGCCATGATGACGGCATTCTGCGCCAACTACGGCCCCATCGCGACCTTCCTGGCCGAGCTGTTCGGCTCCAAAGTCCGCTACTCGGGCCTGTCCGTGGCCTACATGCTCTCCGGCCTGCTGGGCAGCGCCGCCACCCCGTTCGTCACCACGTGGCTGCTGGGCATGACCCACCAGAGCTCCTCGATCGCCTGGTACATCATGGCCGCGGCAGGACTCTCGCTCGTAGCACTGTTCCTCCTGACCGAGACCCGATACGGCAACATCGACGCCGTCGACGTCGCCCCGGCGGCAGCGGC